The proteins below are encoded in one region of Aeromonas jandaei:
- a CDS encoding cytochrome b produces the protein MLSKLMGWIDYRFPLTAMYNDHMAKYPAPKNLNFWYFFGSLAMLVLVNQIITGIWLTMNYNPSAEGAFASVEYIMRDVDYGWLLRYMHSTGASAFFIVVYLHMFRGMIYGSYQKPRELLWIFGMLIFLCLMAEAFMGYLLPWGQMSFWGAQVIISLFGAIPVIGDDLTLWIRGDYVISGATLNRFFALHVIALPLVLVMLVAMHILALHEVGSNNPDGIDIKKHKDENGWPLDAVAFHPYFTVKDMIGVAGFLFFFCAIIFFKPDMWGYFLEKPNFEVANGLKTPAHIAPVWYFTPFYAILRAVPDKLLGVIMMGLSIVVLFLLPWLDRCKVRSVRYRSKLHKLNIAQFVVCFIILGVLGVLPSTPTLTLIAQVCTLGYFGFFVLLFFYSKNESTKPLPERVTFK, from the coding sequence ATGTTGAGCAAACTGATGGGCTGGATCGACTACCGGTTCCCGCTCACTGCCATGTACAACGACCACATGGCCAAGTATCCGGCACCGAAAAACCTTAACTTCTGGTACTTTTTCGGCTCCCTGGCGATGCTGGTGCTGGTCAACCAGATCATCACCGGTATCTGGCTGACCATGAACTACAACCCCTCTGCGGAAGGCGCCTTTGCCTCCGTCGAGTACATCATGCGGGATGTGGATTACGGCTGGCTGCTGCGTTACATGCACTCAACCGGCGCATCCGCGTTCTTCATAGTGGTCTATCTGCACATGTTCCGCGGCATGATCTACGGCTCCTACCAGAAGCCGCGCGAGCTGCTGTGGATCTTCGGCATGCTGATCTTCCTCTGCCTGATGGCGGAAGCCTTCATGGGCTATCTACTGCCGTGGGGTCAGATGTCCTTCTGGGGGGCTCAGGTCATCATCTCGCTGTTCGGCGCCATTCCGGTTATCGGCGACGATCTGACACTGTGGATCCGCGGTGACTACGTTATCTCCGGCGCCACCCTGAACCGCTTCTTTGCGCTGCACGTCATTGCGTTGCCGCTGGTGCTGGTGATGCTGGTTGCGATGCACATCCTGGCGCTGCATGAAGTAGGCTCCAACAACCCGGACGGCATCGACATCAAGAAGCACAAGGACGAGAACGGCTGGCCGCTGGATGCGGTGGCATTCCACCCTTACTTCACCGTCAAGGACATGATCGGCGTCGCCGGCTTCCTGTTCTTCTTCTGCGCCATCATCTTCTTCAAACCGGACATGTGGGGTTACTTCCTAGAGAAGCCGAACTTTGAAGTGGCCAACGGCCTGAAGACACCGGCTCACATTGCGCCTGTGTGGTACTTCACCCCCTTCTACGCGATTTTGCGTGCCGTACCCGACAAGCTGCTGGGTGTCATCATGATGGGTCTCTCCATCGTGGTGCTGTTCCTGCTGCCCTGGCTGGATCGCTGCAAGGTGCGTTCGGTGCGCTATCGCAGCAAGCTGCACAAGCTGAACATCGCCCAGTTCGTGGTCTGCTTCATCATCCTGGGTGTTCTGGGTGTGCTGCCGTCGACCCCGACCCTGACCCTGATCGCTCAGGTGTGTACCTTGGGTTACTTCGGTTTCTTTGTCCTGCTGTTCTTCTATAGCAAGAACGAAAGCACCAAGCCGCTGCCAGAAAGGGTGACATTTAAATGA
- the dolP gene encoding division/outer membrane stress-associated lipid-binding lipoprotein has translation MNKQILILGLLAGSLLLQGCAAVVVGGAAGTAKASGDRRTLGAQWDDQAIELKAANLLADNKPLSAASKISVYSNNGRVLLVGQTPSDVYKLEAGKIVGRIEGVRHVYNELRLGQPASFTTRSNDSWITSKVKADMFGTKNFDSTKVKVVTEDSEVFLIGLVTRQEGEQAVEIARHVNGVKRVIKAFEYAQN, from the coding sequence ATGAACAAGCAGATCCTCATTCTTGGCCTGCTGGCCGGTTCCCTGCTGCTGCAAGGCTGTGCGGCTGTAGTAGTTGGCGGCGCAGCCGGTACTGCCAAGGCCTCAGGCGATCGCCGCACCCTGGGCGCCCAGTGGGATGATCAGGCCATCGAGCTCAAAGCAGCCAACCTGCTGGCCGACAACAAACCACTCAGCGCTGCCAGCAAGATCAGCGTCTACAGCAACAATGGCCGCGTGTTGCTGGTCGGCCAGACACCTTCTGACGTGTACAAACTGGAGGCAGGCAAAATCGTCGGCCGCATCGAAGGGGTTCGCCACGTCTATAACGAGTTGCGTCTTGGTCAACCAGCCAGCTTCACCACCCGCAGCAATGACTCCTGGATCACCTCCAAGGTGAAAGCCGATATGTTCGGCACCAAGAACTTCGACAGCACCAAGGTGAAGGTCGTGACCGAAGATAGCGAGGTATTCCTGATCGGTCTGGTTACGCGCCAGGAGGGGGAACAAGCCGTCGAGATCGCTCGCCACGTCAACGGCGTGAAGCGCGTAATCAAAGCCTTCGAGTACGCTCAAAACTGA
- a CDS encoding cytochrome c1, whose protein sequence is MKKIIFAVLTLLPSLVFANTGAVHLDKANYDLSDKASLQRGAATFMNYCFGCHSTQYQRYNRVAEDLGIPADLMASNLIVNGAKIGDLMENSVHDKDAAKWFGAAPPDLTLVARVRGADWIYTYLRSFYVDPTRPFGVNNVVFPSVGMPHVLEPLQGTPRAEFATHTVDGVETQQVVSIKSDGNGEMNNEEYDQTVLDLVNFLVYSAEPVKQERERMGFWVLGFIVIFFIFTVLLKKEFWRDVH, encoded by the coding sequence ATGAAAAAAATAATATTTGCAGTGCTGACCCTGCTGCCATCTCTGGTGTTTGCCAATACCGGAGCCGTGCATCTGGATAAGGCCAACTATGACCTGAGTGACAAGGCGTCGCTGCAGCGTGGTGCGGCCACGTTCATGAACTACTGCTTCGGGTGCCACAGCACCCAGTATCAGCGTTACAACCGGGTGGCCGAGGATCTGGGGATCCCGGCAGATCTGATGGCATCCAATCTCATCGTAAACGGTGCCAAGATTGGTGACCTGATGGAAAACTCGGTGCACGACAAGGATGCGGCCAAGTGGTTTGGTGCGGCGCCTCCCGATCTGACGCTGGTTGCCCGTGTGCGTGGTGCGGACTGGATCTACACCTATCTGCGCTCGTTCTACGTGGATCCGACCCGTCCGTTTGGCGTGAACAACGTGGTGTTCCCGTCCGTGGGCATGCCGCACGTGCTGGAGCCGCTGCAGGGTACTCCGCGCGCCGAGTTCGCCACCCATACGGTCGATGGAGTCGAGACCCAGCAGGTTGTCAGCATCAAATCTGACGGCAATGGTGAAATGAATAACGAAGAGTATGATCAGACGGTGCTGGATCTGGTAAACTTCTTGGTCTACTCGGCTGAACCGGTCAAACAGGAGCGCGAACGCATGGGCTTCTGGGTACTTGGTTTCATCGTGATCTTCTTCATCTTCACTGTGCTGTTGAAGAAGGAATTCTGGCGCGACGTTCACTAA
- a CDS encoding YraN family protein, with translation MRQQLQNLFPLPSSKGQHFELVAERWLQAQGLQPVTRNYRCRGGEIDLIMHQGQTLVFVEVRYRASASHGGAASSVTRAKQRKIMLAARHYLKQHAINEASQACRFDVIAFEGDQPDWIRNAF, from the coding sequence ATGCGCCAGCAATTGCAGAACCTGTTCCCGCTCCCGTCGAGCAAGGGACAGCACTTTGAGCTAGTGGCTGAACGCTGGCTGCAGGCTCAGGGTCTGCAGCCGGTAACCCGCAACTACCGCTGCCGGGGTGGCGAAATCGATCTCATCATGCACCAGGGCCAGACCCTGGTGTTTGTTGAGGTGAGGTACCGGGCCTCTGCCAGCCATGGTGGAGCAGCCAGTTCGGTCACCCGGGCAAAACAGCGCAAGATCATGCTGGCAGCGCGCCACTATTTGAAGCAACATGCCATCAACGAGGCCAGCCAGGCCTGTCGATTCGATGTGATCGCGTTCGAGGGAGACCAGCCAGACTGGATCCGGAACGCATTTTAA
- a CDS encoding D-sedoheptulose-7-phosphate isomerase, with protein sequence MTDRIKENYTESIQTKIAAAEALPDAIHTAAQMITICLLNGHKVLACGNGPSAALAQLFISELVNCYETQRPSLPGMALTPDMATISAIATDHGFEEVYAKQIRALGQPGDILVVITTSGHSRSLIKAAEAALSRDMTIVVLSGGDGGEMAGLLGPNDVEIRVPSARRPRILEVNLLTLHCLCDLIDQTLFPQQED encoded by the coding sequence ATGACAGACCGCATCAAAGAGAACTACACCGAAAGCATCCAGACCAAGATTGCAGCCGCCGAGGCGCTGCCGGATGCCATCCATACTGCAGCCCAGATGATCACCATCTGCCTGCTCAATGGCCACAAGGTGCTGGCATGCGGTAACGGCCCTTCTGCCGCACTGGCGCAGCTGTTCATCTCCGAACTGGTCAACTGCTACGAGACCCAGCGCCCCTCCCTGCCCGGTATGGCGCTGACCCCCGACATGGCGACCATCAGCGCCATCGCCACCGATCACGGTTTCGAAGAGGTCTACGCCAAGCAGATCCGCGCGCTGGGTCAGCCGGGTGACATTCTGGTGGTGATCACCACCTCGGGTCACAGCCGCAGTCTGATCAAGGCGGCGGAAGCTGCGCTCTCCCGCGACATGACCATAGTGGTACTCAGTGGTGGTGACGGTGGCGAGATGGCCGGTCTGCTGGGACCGAACGATGTGGAGATCCGCGTACCATCCGCCCGTCGGCCTCGCATTCTGGAAGTGAACCTGTTGACCCTGCACTGCCTGTGTGATCTCATCGACCAGACTCTTTTCCCGCAACAGGAAGATTGA
- the rpsI gene encoding 30S ribosomal protein S9 translates to MAENQYYGTGRRKSSTARVFIKAGSGKIVINQRSLEQYFGRPTARMVVRQPLELVEMTEKLDLYITVNGGGISGQAGAIRHGITRALMQYDETLRSELRKAGFVTRDARKVERKKVGLHKARKRPQYSKR, encoded by the coding sequence ATGGCAGAAAATCAATACTACGGTACCGGCCGTCGCAAAAGCTCCACTGCTCGCGTATTTATCAAAGCGGGTAGCGGTAAGATCGTAATCAACCAGCGCTCCCTGGAGCAGTACTTCGGCCGTCCGACTGCCCGCATGGTAGTTCGTCAGCCGCTGGAACTGGTTGAGATGACCGAGAAACTGGATCTGTACATCACCGTTAACGGTGGTGGCATCTCCGGTCAAGCTGGTGCGATCCGCCACGGTATCACTCGTGCTCTGATGCAGTACGACGAAACCCTGCGTTCCGAACTGCGTAAAGCTGGCTTTGTTACTCGTGATGCCCGTAAGGTTGAGCGTAAGAAAGTCGGTCTGCACAAAGCTCGTAAGCGTCCGCAGTACTCCAAGCGTTAA
- a CDS encoding ClpXP protease specificity-enhancing factor, translated as MSMEPTMTPSRPYLLRAFYDWLLDNDLTPHLVVNVNIPHVMVPMQFAQDGQIVLNIAPRAVVQYHMDNEAISFSARFGGVSQQVYIPMAAVLAIHARENGVGTMFPPEPGYDIWLEQAEAPVEPEPEPPRPSGRPTLKVIK; from the coding sequence ATGAGCATGGAACCGACAATGACCCCGAGCCGCCCGTACTTGTTACGGGCGTTTTATGACTGGTTGCTGGACAATGACCTGACTCCCCATCTGGTGGTCAACGTCAACATCCCCCATGTGATGGTACCGATGCAGTTCGCTCAGGATGGGCAGATTGTGCTGAACATAGCGCCACGTGCCGTGGTGCAGTATCACATGGATAACGAAGCGATCAGCTTCAGCGCCCGCTTTGGCGGTGTCTCCCAGCAGGTTTACATCCCGATGGCGGCCGTGCTGGCCATTCATGCCAGGGAAAACGGTGTGGGCACCATGTTCCCGCCCGAGCCTGGCTATGACATCTGGCTGGAGCAGGCCGAGGCGCCGGTGGAGCCAGAGCCGGAACCGCCGCGTCCAAGCGGTCGTCCGACCCTGAAAGTGATCAAATAA
- a CDS encoding penicillin-binding protein activator, giving the protein MPSAFSDLTKNAQWYLEQVDPAKPAEAFTWQMLAARSYLALGQAKPASALFQQLQKQAKEPAQKAQLQLLQAHLLLAQGHANQALILLEGKPEVALDADTQKDWYRQRVVLQLDINNKFGAAKSLIALEPYLNQSEQATNHQQIWSLLKSMTPSTLQALEEAPAPDVTTGWLRLAALVNEFGAQPNLLARQLAGWKRDFPNHPAQKDMPAGLGDLTATAASTSVQQIAVLLPLSGNLEPQGAAIRNGMLMSYKENQGQFTLNFYDTQSKPTIDLYKQAIQEGADMIIGPLLKDRVEELLKANPTVPVLALNELDKPIVNDSTYYFSLSAAADAAQAAQYLYTQGYRKPLLIAAQGRIGYSSIKAFEQAWATVSQDKPVVATFGGRNEVQGMVKNALSGRSTARAGQVVQLSDAAPRSIDVVYIVANPLETRMIKPYVDVSVNPMGSLPIFTGPRGYDSAATEVTSELNGMRIADMPLLLGGYEKQREQIALLWPQTQGDLLRLFAMGYDAVALAENLQQMRKVGGMQQSGMSGQLSVDAQGNIVRMLSWATYQNGKLVDENAVQQLEEPANEGAVSSDAPAIAEPVPAPVEQGTAL; this is encoded by the coding sequence ATGCCGTCAGCCTTCTCGGATTTGACCAAGAATGCCCAGTGGTATCTGGAGCAGGTCGATCCCGCCAAACCGGCTGAAGCCTTTACCTGGCAGATGCTGGCAGCGCGTAGCTATCTGGCGCTCGGTCAGGCCAAACCGGCCTCGGCGCTGTTCCAGCAGTTGCAAAAGCAGGCCAAGGAGCCAGCCCAGAAGGCGCAGTTGCAGTTGCTGCAAGCCCACCTGCTGCTGGCACAAGGCCATGCCAATCAGGCGCTGATCCTGCTGGAAGGCAAGCCTGAGGTTGCGCTGGATGCCGATACCCAGAAGGATTGGTATCGTCAGCGCGTGGTACTGCAGCTCGACATCAACAACAAGTTTGGTGCCGCCAAGTCACTGATTGCACTGGAGCCCTACCTCAACCAGAGCGAGCAGGCCACCAACCATCAGCAGATCTGGTCGCTGCTCAAGAGCATGACCCCTTCTACCCTGCAGGCGCTGGAAGAGGCCCCGGCTCCTGACGTAACCACCGGCTGGCTTCGTCTGGCGGCACTGGTCAACGAGTTCGGTGCCCAGCCCAACCTGCTCGCCCGTCAGCTGGCTGGCTGGAAGCGCGACTTCCCCAACCACCCGGCCCAGAAAGATATGCCGGCGGGTCTTGGCGATCTGACTGCTACTGCTGCCAGCACCTCGGTGCAGCAGATTGCGGTGCTGCTCCCCCTCTCCGGTAATCTGGAGCCGCAGGGCGCCGCCATCCGCAACGGTATGCTGATGTCCTACAAGGAGAATCAAGGTCAATTTACCCTGAACTTCTACGACACCCAGAGCAAACCGACCATCGACCTCTACAAGCAGGCGATTCAGGAAGGGGCGGACATGATCATCGGCCCGCTGCTCAAAGACCGGGTCGAGGAGCTGCTCAAGGCCAACCCGACTGTGCCGGTTCTGGCGCTCAACGAGCTGGACAAGCCGATCGTCAACGACAGCACCTACTACTTCTCTCTCTCTGCCGCCGCAGATGCCGCGCAGGCTGCGCAGTACCTTTATACCCAGGGCTATCGCAAGCCGCTGCTGATCGCCGCCCAGGGGCGTATCGGCTACAGCAGCATCAAGGCCTTTGAACAGGCCTGGGCAACCGTGAGCCAGGATAAGCCGGTAGTCGCCACCTTTGGCGGTCGCAACGAAGTTCAAGGCATGGTTAAAAACGCTCTGAGCGGCCGTTCTACTGCCCGTGCCGGCCAGGTTGTCCAGCTTTCCGACGCCGCACCGCGCAGCATCGATGTGGTCTACATCGTGGCCAACCCGCTGGAAACCCGGATGATCAAGCCCTACGTGGATGTCTCCGTCAATCCGATGGGCAGCCTGCCTATCTTCACCGGCCCGCGCGGCTATGACAGCGCTGCGACCGAAGTGACCTCCGAACTCAACGGCATGCGTATCGCCGATATGCCGCTGCTGCTCGGTGGTTACGAGAAGCAGCGCGAGCAAATTGCCCTGCTCTGGCCGCAGACCCAGGGCGACCTGCTGCGCCTGTTTGCCATGGGCTATGACGCCGTCGCACTGGCGGAAAATCTGCAACAGATGCGCAAGGTGGGCGGCATGCAGCAGTCCGGCATGAGTGGCCAGCTGAGCGTCGATGCCCAGGGCAATATCGTGCGGATGCTGAGCTGGGCCACCTACCAGAACGGCAAGCTGGTCGACGAGAATGCAGTCCAGCAGCTGGAGGAGCCAGCCAATGAAGGAGCTGTTAGCTCGGATGCGCCAGCAATTGCAGAACCTGTTCCCGCTCCCGTCGAGCAAGGGACAGCACTTTGA
- a CDS encoding Do family serine endopeptidase, whose protein sequence is MRKPLSMLSVLALSVGIAMSAAPAQAALPSLLGSNQEMPSLAPVLEQVTPAVVNISVSGKKVTRQRLPEQFRFFFGPNMPDEQVSEQPFQALGSGVIIDAKKGYVITNAHVVHEADEIKVNLKDGREYAAKKIGEDKQSDIALLQIKAEDLVQIKFADSDELRVGDYALAIGNPFGLGQTVTSGIVSALGRSGLNIENLENFIQTDAAINSGNSGGALLNLRGELIGINTAILGPNGGNIGIGFAIPSNMVRDLADQIVKYGEVRRGQLGITGTELTSDIAKTFGYNKKDGAFVNQVMPDSAADKAGIKAGDIIVSIDGKPVRSFGELRAKIATMGAGKQVELGLIRDGKAQSAKVTLKQADDSEVRASALHPALEGAKLSTTTDPVSGVAVADIDPRSAAAASGLQKGDIIIGVNRVRINTLGELTKALKSKPDVLALNIQRGDSSLYLVIR, encoded by the coding sequence ATGCGTAAACCTCTTTCCATGCTCAGTGTGCTAGCCCTCAGTGTCGGTATCGCCATGTCTGCGGCCCCTGCTCAGGCTGCACTGCCTTCCCTGTTAGGCTCCAACCAGGAGATGCCGAGTCTGGCTCCTGTTCTGGAGCAGGTCACTCCGGCCGTGGTCAACATTTCTGTCTCTGGCAAGAAAGTGACCCGTCAGCGCCTGCCCGAGCAGTTCCGCTTCTTCTTTGGTCCCAACATGCCTGACGAACAGGTGAGCGAGCAGCCCTTCCAGGCGCTCGGCTCCGGCGTCATCATCGATGCCAAGAAGGGCTACGTGATCACCAACGCCCACGTGGTTCACGAGGCGGACGAGATCAAGGTCAACCTGAAAGATGGTCGCGAGTATGCAGCCAAGAAGATCGGTGAGGACAAACAGTCCGACATCGCTCTGCTGCAGATCAAGGCGGAAGATCTGGTGCAGATCAAGTTCGCCGACTCCGACGAGCTGCGGGTCGGTGACTATGCGCTGGCCATCGGCAACCCCTTTGGTCTGGGACAGACCGTCACCTCCGGTATTGTCAGTGCGCTGGGCCGTAGCGGCCTCAACATCGAAAATCTGGAGAACTTCATCCAGACCGATGCAGCCATCAACTCCGGTAACTCCGGCGGCGCCCTGCTCAACCTGCGTGGCGAGCTGATCGGTATCAACACCGCCATTCTGGGCCCCAACGGTGGCAACATCGGCATCGGCTTCGCCATCCCCTCCAACATGGTGCGGGATCTGGCCGACCAGATCGTCAAGTACGGTGAAGTACGTCGCGGCCAGCTGGGTATTACCGGCACCGAGCTCACCTCCGACATCGCCAAGACCTTCGGTTACAACAAGAAGGATGGCGCCTTCGTCAACCAGGTGATGCCGGACTCTGCGGCCGACAAGGCGGGTATCAAGGCGGGCGATATCATCGTCAGCATCGATGGCAAGCCGGTTCGCTCCTTCGGCGAACTGCGCGCCAAGATCGCCACCATGGGCGCCGGCAAGCAGGTCGAGCTGGGGCTGATCCGTGATGGCAAGGCCCAGAGCGCCAAGGTCACCCTGAAGCAGGCCGATGACAGCGAAGTGCGCGCCAGCGCCCTGCACCCGGCACTGGAAGGGGCCAAGCTGAGCACCACTACCGACCCGGTCTCCGGCGTCGCGGTGGCCGATATTGACCCCCGCTCTGCGGCAGCCGCTTCCGGCCTGCAGAAGGGCGATATCATCATCGGGGTCAACCGGGTGCGTATCAACACCCTGGGTGAACTGACCAAAGCGCTCAAGAGCAAGCCGGACGTACTGGCCCTCAACATCCAGCGCGGCGACTCTTCTCTCTATCTGGTAATCCGTTAA
- the sspA gene encoding stringent starvation protein SspA has translation MAVAANKRSVMTLFSGANDMFSHQVRIVLAEKGVSVDICQVDPANLPDELAELNPYNSVPTLVDRELALYTSRIIMEYLDERFPHPPLMPVYPVARGNSRLMMHRIELDWYSLADKIMAGTDADAARNELRDNLLAIAPIFGEMPYFMSEEFGLVDCYMAPLLWRLPSLGIDLTGRGAKELKAYMVRLFERESFQASLTEAEREIRAGV, from the coding sequence ATGGCTGTAGCTGCCAATAAGCGTTCGGTAATGACGCTGTTTTCCGGTGCCAACGATATGTTCAGCCATCAGGTGCGTATTGTCCTGGCGGAGAAGGGTGTTAGCGTGGATATTTGCCAGGTTGACCCTGCCAACTTGCCGGATGAACTGGCTGAGCTGAACCCCTACAACTCTGTACCGACCCTGGTTGATCGCGAGCTGGCACTCTATACCTCGCGCATCATCATGGAGTATCTGGACGAGCGTTTCCCTCATCCGCCCCTGATGCCTGTCTACCCGGTAGCCCGTGGTAACAGCCGTCTGATGATGCACCGCATCGAGCTGGACTGGTACTCGCTGGCCGACAAGATCATGGCCGGCACCGATGCCGATGCTGCGCGCAACGAGCTGCGGGACAACCTGCTGGCCATCGCCCCGATCTTCGGTGAGATGCCCTACTTCATGAGCGAAGAGTTTGGTCTGGTGGATTGCTACATGGCTCCGCTGTTGTGGCGTCTGCCGAGCCTTGGCATCGACCTGACCGGTCGTGGTGCCAAAGAGCTCAAGGCCTACATGGTTCGCCTGTTCGAGCGTGAGTCCTTCCAGGCTTCCCTGACCGAGGCCGAGCGCGAGATCCGTGCCGGCGTATGA
- the petA gene encoding ubiquinol-cytochrome c reductase iron-sulfur subunit, producing the protein MSNAPVDTGRRRFLTWSTVAVGGVGAAFTAVPFIKSWNPSAKAKAAGAPVEVDISKLEPGQLIRVEWRGKPVWVVNRTKQTLDALSAHDDKLRDPSSEEPQQPDYAHNGYRSIKPEIFVAVGICTHLGCSPSYLPDSFGEQVQGVTSGFFCPCHGSKFDMAGRVFQGVPAPLNLVIPPYKFINDTTILVGADGKEA; encoded by the coding sequence ATGAGCAATGCGCCAGTTGATACCGGTCGCCGCAGATTTCTTACCTGGTCAACGGTTGCCGTTGGCGGGGTAGGAGCTGCGTTTACCGCAGTGCCGTTTATAAAATCATGGAACCCGAGTGCCAAGGCCAAAGCCGCAGGTGCCCCGGTTGAAGTCGATATCAGCAAGTTGGAACCGGGTCAGCTCATCCGTGTCGAGTGGCGAGGCAAGCCGGTCTGGGTGGTGAACCGCACCAAGCAGACGCTGGATGCGCTCTCTGCGCATGACGACAAGCTGCGGGATCCCTCATCCGAAGAGCCGCAACAGCCTGACTATGCCCACAACGGATATAGATCCATCAAGCCGGAAATCTTCGTGGCGGTAGGCATTTGCACCCACCTCGGGTGTTCGCCCTCCTATTTGCCGGACAGCTTTGGCGAGCAGGTGCAAGGGGTCACATCCGGCTTCTTCTGCCCGTGCCATGGCTCCAAGTTCGATATGGCTGGCCGTGTATTCCAGGGGGTGCCTGCACCACTGAACCTGGTCATTCCGCCATATAAATTCATCAACGACACCACCATTCTGGTCGGTGCCGACGGCAAGGAGGCCTGA
- a CDS encoding YhcB family protein, whose amino-acid sequence MSLSIGILLAVAALIVGIIIGRFSVRSRDAGRLEQELKKAHKELENYQGQINTHFADSAALMEQLAEQYQTLYRHMAEQSKFLAKAQEPLFREVLVEEEETKTEAEPGVPPRDYAGASSGLLK is encoded by the coding sequence ATGAGTCTGTCAATTGGGATCCTGCTGGCTGTCGCAGCCTTGATCGTCGGTATCATCATCGGCCGTTTTTCGGTTCGCAGCCGTGACGCCGGTCGTCTGGAACAGGAGCTGAAAAAGGCCCATAAAGAGCTCGAAAACTATCAGGGCCAGATCAATACCCACTTTGCCGACAGTGCGGCACTGATGGAGCAGCTGGCCGAGCAGTATCAAACCCTCTATCGCCACATGGCAGAGCAGAGCAAGTTCCTGGCCAAGGCTCAGGAACCGCTGTTCCGCGAAGTCCTGGTGGAAGAAGAAGAGACCAAGACCGAAGCCGAGCCGGGCGTACCGCCTCGCGACTATGCCGGCGCCTCTTCCGGCCTGCTCAAGTAA
- the zapE gene encoding cell division protein ZapE: MTPQQKYQQDLLRPGVHADPAQGMAISRLERLYQDLLHRPTPTRSRGLFGWLQKPSAQEPILGIYMWGGVGRGKTWLMDTFFDSLPGTRKMRCHFHRFMQRIHDELKALSGQADPLKLVAAKLAGETDIICFDEFFVSDITDAMLLGTLFQELFGHGVVLVATSNIPPKDLYRNGLQRARFLPAIELIERHCEILNVDGGIDYRLRTLEQAEIYHCPLDLQAKTNLDRYFQQLTGGHEASGERFEVNHRQLTSLGMGEGVLYMDFEQLCCTPRSQNDYIELARLFHTVLLANVQPMGRGTDDAARRFIAMVDEFYERHVKLIMSAAVPMTELYGEGLLNFEFQRCLSRLQEMQSHEYLARVHLP, from the coding sequence ATGACACCGCAGCAAAAATACCAACAGGATCTGCTACGACCCGGCGTGCATGCCGACCCCGCTCAGGGGATGGCCATCAGCAGGCTGGAGCGACTCTATCAGGATTTGCTGCATCGCCCGACTCCGACCAGATCCCGCGGGCTGTTTGGCTGGTTGCAAAAGCCCAGTGCGCAGGAGCCTATCCTGGGGATCTATATGTGGGGTGGAGTGGGCAGAGGCAAGACCTGGCTGATGGATACTTTTTTCGACAGTCTGCCGGGGACGCGCAAAATGCGCTGTCACTTCCATCGCTTCATGCAACGTATCCACGATGAACTCAAGGCGTTGAGCGGTCAGGCTGACCCGCTCAAGCTGGTCGCAGCCAAGCTGGCCGGCGAGACGGACATCATCTGTTTCGACGAATTTTTCGTCTCGGACATTACAGATGCCATGTTGTTGGGCACGCTGTTTCAGGAGTTGTTCGGTCACGGCGTCGTGCTGGTGGCAACCTCAAACATTCCGCCAAAGGATCTTTACCGCAACGGCTTGCAGCGAGCCCGTTTTCTGCCAGCCATCGAGCTTATCGAGCGCCATTGCGAAATACTTAACGTGGACGGCGGCATCGACTATCGCCTGCGGACACTGGAGCAGGCCGAGATTTATCACTGCCCGCTGGATCTGCAGGCAAAAACGAATCTCGATCGCTATTTCCAGCAATTAACCGGGGGGCACGAGGCCTCCGGGGAGCGTTTCGAGGTCAATCATCGTCAGCTGACGTCGCTGGGGATGGGAGAAGGGGTGCTCTATATGGATTTCGAGCAACTTTGCTGTACTCCCCGCTCCCAGAACGACTATATCGAGTTGGCCCGGCTGTTCCACACCGTGCTGCTGGCCAATGTTCAACCAATGGGCAGAGGCACGGATGACGCGGCCCGCCGCTTCATCGCCATGGTCGACGAGTTCTATGAACGGCATGTCAAACTCATCATGTCGGCCGCCGTGCCCATGACGGAACTCTATGGTGAAGGGCTGCTGAATTTCGAATTCCAGCGCTGTCTTTCTCGGCTTCAGGAAATGCAATCGCACGAATACCTTGCCAGAGTGCACCTTCCTTAG